In Oncorhynchus keta strain PuntledgeMale-10-30-2019 unplaced genomic scaffold, Oket_V2 Un_contig_26711_pilon_pilon, whole genome shotgun sequence, the following proteins share a genomic window:
- the LOC118380958 gene encoding HBS1-like protein, producing the protein MLTKRDVNTFGLNIGEKYALWIRVLCSNPVLCGSRSWFCVLTLFSVVLDQGSGFCVTGKIEAGYIQTGDRVLAMPPNETCTVKGISLHDDPLDWAAAGDHVSLTVTGMDIIKINVGCVFCDIKEPIRACSRFRARVLLFNIEVPITQGFPVVLHYQTISEPATIRKLVSVLHKSSGEVLKKKPKCLGKGMNAMVEIQTQRPVALELYKDFKELGRFMLRYVGSTIAAGVVTEIKE; encoded by the exons atgctcactaagaggGATGTCAACACATTTGGCCTCAACATTGGAGAGAAATACGCTTTATGG ATCAGGGTTCTGTGTTCTAACCCTGTTCTCTGTGGTTCTAGATCATGGTTCTGTGTTCTAACCCTCTTCTCTGTGGTTCTAGATCAGGGCTCAGGGTTCTGTGTAACAGGGAAGATCGAGGCGGGCTACATTCAGACAGGAGACCGAGTACTGGCCATGCCCCCCAATGAGACATGCACTGTTAAAG GTATCTCTCTCCACGATGATCCTCTGGACTGGGCAGCAGCAGGAGATCATGTTAGTCTGACCGTCACTGGCATGGACATCATCAAGATTAA TGTGGGCTGTGTGTTCTGTGACATTAAGGAGCCAATCAGAGCGTGTTCCCGCTTCAGGGCCAGAGTCCTGCTCttcaacatagaggtccccatcACACAGGGCTTcccc GTTGTGTTGCACTACCAGACGATCAGTGAACCGGCCACCATTAGGAAGCTGGTCAGCGTTCTGCACAAGAGCAGCGGAGAGGTGCTCAAGAAGAAACCCAA GTGTCTGGGTAAGGGTATGAACGCGATGGTGGAGATCCAGACCCAGAGGCCCGTGGCGTTGGAGCTCTATAAGGACTTCAAGGAGCTGGGACGCTTCATGCTGAGATACGTAGGGTCAACCATCGCTGCCGGGGTCGTCACCGAG ATCAAAGAATGA